From the Thermoplasmata archaeon genome, the window GGTGGACAATCAGGCGAACATCGCTGTATTAGAATTTCTTGCTAAAATACTGAACATAGACAGAAAAGATATAAAGATTCTGAAAGGCGCTAAAAGCAGGGAAAAACTTTTAATAATTACAGCTGAATCTGTAAATGAAGAGACTCTGAAAGAGTATGAAAGAAGAAAAAATAATAAAATTGATTGAAGAACTGAAAGACCAAAATTCCAAGGTTCC encodes:
- a CDS encoding DUF167 domain-containing protein encodes the protein MSFYLKLYVVPNSSEESIEFDAFRNKHKVKVREKAVDNQANIAVLEFLAKILNIDRKDIKILKGAKSREKLLIITAESVNEETLKEYERRKNNKID